Below is a window of Congzhengia minquanensis DNA.
CAATGTCGTAATCCTTGGCTTTGTCCAGCGTATCGTAAAATATAGTTTCAGTATAGTGTTCTACCATTTCGCCGATTATATGTATTTTCTCCATGCTTCTGGACGTAATGGAAATGGATTTTGCGCCGGATTTGGCGAGCGTAAAGGCAAGAGACCGGGCAGAACCGCCAGCGCCCATCATTAAAATATTTTTATTTTTAATTTCATGTCCCTCTAATAAAAGAGACTCACAGTAACCATTCCCGTCGGTGTTAAAACCGTGCCACACGCCGTTACGGTTTACCACGGTGTTCACCGAGTTCATGTGCTGCGCCTCAGGGCAGATGTGGTCTAAATAGTCCATCACGCAAATTTTGTGGGGCGCGGTAATGTTAAAGCCACACGCTCCTATGGCTTTCACGCCCCGCATGGTGTCACCAAGCTTTTCCGGCGGCACGTCGAACGCTAAATAAGCCATGTCAATTTTGTTTTGCTCCGCCATGAAGCTATGCATGGCAGGAGACAGCGTATGCGCAACCGGCGTTCCCAAAATGCCGAACAGTTTCGTTTTATTTGTTGTTTCAATCATCGTTTTCTTTCGCCGCCTTAGCATTTTCAGATTTTGGCTTTGCCGTGTTTTTCTCTTTCACCGGAGCAATAAAGCTCACAATTTTTCCCACGGTAAACACAATGGTGCCGGACTTTTCAATGGCCACCCGCTTTCCCAGCGCCTTGCCGCCAATGGTAAGCGCCGCAACAACCGCGGTTAACACAATGGTTAAAACAAACTCACTTTTAAAATAGCCCAGGGAAAACAGCATAATGACAATTGCCGT
It encodes the following:
- the aroE gene encoding shikimate dehydrogenase — its product is MIETTNKTKLFGILGTPVAHTLSPAMHSFMAEQNKIDMAYLAFDVPPEKLGDTMRGVKAIGACGFNITAPHKICVMDYLDHICPEAQHMNSVNTVVNRNGVWHGFNTDGNGYCESLLLEGHEIKNKNILMMGAGGSARSLAFTLAKSGAKSISITSRSMEKIHIIGEMVEHYTETIFYDTLDKAKDYDIVINTTPVGMHGAGDSGNPCGFMDLIHENMVCSDIIYNPKETVFLKEAKKRGARIHNGLGMLVLQGILAFELFCEISLDHKRTYEQLMHLFDYYRI